In the genome of Streptomyces sp. Tu 3180, the window CCACGGCGAGATCGAGGGCGGGGACCTTCACCGTCTGCGCGAAGCGGGAGCGCAGCCGCATCTCGATCCACTCGTGCCCGGCGTCCCACAGGGCCACGTGGTCGAAGGCGGCCGGATCGAAGTCGGCGCCCAGCTCCCGGTTGATCACGGTCAGGACGTTCTTGTTGAACGCGGCCGTCACCCCGGCCGCGTCGTCGTACGCCCGGACCAGCACCTGTTCGTCCTTCACCAGGTCCGTGCCCAGCAGCAGGGCGTCGCCCGGCGCGAGCAGGCCGCGGACCGAGGCGAGGAACGCGGCCCGCTCGGCGGGCAGCAGATTGCCGATCGTGCCGCCGAGGAACGCCACCAGGCGCGGACCCGGGGTCCGCGGCAGCGCCAGGCGGGCGGTGAAGTCGGCGACCAGCGCGTGCACCTCCAGCCCCGGCCGTTCGGCGGCGAGCGCCCGCCCGGCCCCGGTGAGGGCGCTCTCGCTGACGTCGACGGGGACGTAGGCGCGCAGACCGGTGA includes:
- the egtD gene encoding L-histidine N(alpha)-methyltransferase, translating into MSPFAVTRTLPEDAAGAALRADVLEGLTGSPRTLPPKWFYDARGSELFEEITALPEYYPTRAEREILLSRSGEIAAAAGARTLVELGSGSSEKTRHLIDALTGLRAYVPVDVSESALTGAGRALAAERPGLEVHALVADFTARLALPRTPGPRLVAFLGGTIGNLLPAERAAFLASVRGLLAPGDALLLGTDLVKDEQVLVRAYDDAAGVTAAFNKNVLTVINRELGADFDPAAFDHVALWDAGHEWIEMRLRSRFAQTVKVPALDLAVDFAAGEDLRTEVSAKFRKEGVRAELEAAGLEPARWWTDDAGRFALSLSVVR